From a region of the Paenibacillus sp. FSL R10-2734 genome:
- the pstB gene encoding phosphate ABC transporter ATP-binding protein PstB codes for MKSIIDIENLDLYYESFHALKNVNLQIPEKQVTAFIGPSGCGKSTLLRTLNRMNDMIPGTRIEGTVNIGGKNIYSDEVEVESLRKQVGMVFQQPNPFPKSIYDNVAYGPRLHGIRSKSELDELVEKSLRHSALWEEVKDFLKKSALSLSGGQQQRLCIARALAVQPDILLMDEATSALDPVSTLKIEELVQELRNDYTIVMVTHNMHQAARVSGRTVFFLNGVIVEAADTEVLFSNPKDSRTEDYISGRFG; via the coding sequence ATGAAATCCATCATTGACATAGAGAATCTAGATCTCTACTATGAGTCGTTTCACGCACTGAAGAACGTAAATCTGCAAATCCCGGAGAAACAGGTTACCGCTTTTATTGGACCTTCCGGTTGCGGGAAATCTACGTTGCTTCGCACATTGAATCGTATGAATGATATGATTCCTGGCACACGTATAGAAGGAACTGTAAACATCGGTGGCAAAAATATTTATAGTGATGAGGTAGAGGTGGAAAGCCTGCGCAAGCAGGTCGGTATGGTGTTTCAACAGCCGAATCCTTTTCCAAAGTCGATTTACGACAATGTAGCTTACGGTCCCCGTCTACATGGCATTCGTTCCAAAAGCGAGCTGGATGAGCTCGTAGAAAAAAGCTTGCGTCACTCCGCCCTATGGGAGGAAGTGAAAGATTTTCTGAAGAAATCTGCTCTTAGCTTGTCCGGTGGACAGCAGCAAAGGCTATGTATTGCTAGAGCGTTAGCAGTACAGCCAGATATTCTGCTTATGGATGAGGCAACCTCTGCACTCGACCCTGTATCCACGCTCAAGATAGAAGAACTTGTTCAAGAACTAAGAAATGATTATACCATTGTTATGGTTACTCATAACATGCATCAAGCGGCACGTGTATCAGGACGAACCGTATTTTTCTTAAATGGTGTAATTGTAGAGGCGGCGGACACAGAGGTGCTTTTCTCGAACCCTAAAGATTCCCGCACTGAAGATTATATTTCCGGACGTTTCGGCTGA
- a CDS encoding MntP/YtaF family protein yields MLSPFFSLILLAFALSLDGFGVGITYGLRKLKIPLLSVLIISLCSGVVICVSMQVGVLLAKVVSPHAASEVGAVILVLMGCWSLVQMLMQKEKEQSGECENNEENVLTTAACAEVAVDTEDVVAEAAIAQVQSKSAVFSLELRRLGIVVQILRTPSSADMDDSGSISSMEAMLLGIALSLDAFGAGLGAALLGFNPIWTSLTIAMFSGTFLLLGMKTGLRFAGNYWMKHAAALPALLLITMGILKLL; encoded by the coding sequence GTGCTCAGCCCATTTTTTTCACTGATATTATTAGCTTTTGCATTGAGTTTGGATGGTTTTGGCGTTGGTATTACATATGGACTGCGTAAATTAAAAATACCATTGCTCTCCGTTCTGATTATCTCGCTTTGTTCGGGGGTAGTTATTTGTGTATCTATGCAGGTAGGTGTGTTGCTTGCTAAGGTAGTATCTCCACATGCGGCTTCTGAGGTTGGCGCTGTTATACTCGTGTTAATGGGGTGCTGGTCGCTCGTTCAGATGCTAATGCAGAAAGAGAAGGAACAGAGTGGTGAATGTGAAAATAATGAAGAAAATGTGCTAACCACAGCGGCTTGTGCAGAGGTAGCTGTTGATACGGAAGATGTTGTAGCAGAAGCAGCCATAGCTCAGGTGCAGTCAAAGTCGGCTGTCTTTTCTCTTGAACTACGGCGGTTGGGGATTGTTGTACAAATCTTACGTACGCCGTCATCAGCCGATATGGATGATTCTGGGAGTATTTCTTCCATGGAAGCAATGCTGCTTGGGATTGCACTCTCGCTAGATGCTTTTGGAGCCGGACTAGGTGCAGCACTACTCGGGTTCAATCCGATATGGACATCACTTACAATTGCTATGTTTAGTGGTACATTTCTATTGCTGGGCATGAAGACTGGATTAAGATTCGCCGGGAACTACTGGATGAAGCATGCTGCTGCACTACCCGCGTTATTATTAATTACAATGGGAATACTGAAGCTATTATGA
- a CDS encoding response regulator transcription factor, which produces MAQRLLVIEDEPTLARLLSYNLTQEGYEVTVEDHGTAGYDRATREPFDLIVLDLMLPGMNGIDILDKLRGQGIRTPIIVLTAKNAEEDVVRGLKSGADDYITKPFGVSELLARVSAVLRRISGLAEEAPQETPISASTIILGQLEIYPERYEVSLGGHSINLRPKEFEVLLYLARKPGVVLTRDDLMNAVWGFDYIGGQRTVDVHVSSLRKKLELDPESVHIDSIRGVGYKLVVNKKRAPVI; this is translated from the coding sequence ATGGCTCAACGATTGCTTGTCATTGAAGACGAACCGACACTGGCCCGGCTGCTGTCCTATAATTTAACGCAGGAAGGTTACGAGGTGACAGTAGAGGATCATGGAACGGCAGGATATGATCGTGCGACGAGGGAACCTTTTGACCTGATCGTATTAGATCTGATGTTGCCAGGTATGAATGGCATTGACATCCTTGATAAATTGCGTGGACAAGGTATCCGCACACCTATTATTGTGTTGACCGCCAAAAATGCGGAAGAAGATGTAGTTAGAGGACTGAAATCAGGTGCTGATGATTATATAACCAAACCTTTTGGGGTATCCGAGCTGCTTGCAAGAGTGAGCGCTGTATTACGTCGAATTTCTGGTCTTGCTGAGGAAGCACCACAAGAGACACCTATATCTGCTTCAACGATCATTTTGGGACAACTAGAAATCTATCCTGAGAGATATGAGGTCTCCCTGGGTGGGCATAGTATTAACTTACGGCCTAAAGAGTTCGAAGTGCTATTATATTTGGCTCGTAAGCCAGGCGTTGTGTTGACAAGAGATGATCTAATGAATGCTGTATGGGGCTTTGATTATATTGGTGGACAGCGTACGGTGGATGTCCATGTCAGTTCACTCCGTAAAAAGCTAGAGCTGGATCCGGAATCGGTCCATATTGATTCGATTCGAGGCGTAGGCTATAAACTGGTTGTTAATAAAAAGAGAGCTCCGGTCATTTAG
- the mutM gene encoding DNA-formamidopyrimidine glycosylase: MPELPEVETVKRTLNELVNGKQIESVTVRLARIIQRPDDIQAFANLLAGHSIVNVERRGKFLRIVLDGLVLVSHLRMEGRYGLFSKDDPLDKHTHVIFHFTDGTELRYTDVRQFGTMHLFQIGEDLQLPPLNKLGQEPLEPSFTPERFKQIVSGKSTKIKSLLLNQEYIVGIGNIYVDESLHRAGIHPEVSAKDLSDAQLEQLHHAIVATLTEAVNAGGSSVKSYVNGQGESGTYQQQLLIYGRKDQPCNHCGTMIEKTVVGGRGTHYCPSCQRKAEI; this comes from the coding sequence ATGCCGGAATTACCGGAAGTAGAGACAGTCAAGAGAACACTGAATGAGTTAGTTAATGGAAAGCAGATAGAGAGTGTAACCGTTCGGCTGGCTCGGATTATTCAGCGGCCGGATGATATTCAGGCTTTTGCCAACCTGCTCGCAGGTCATAGTATTGTTAATGTAGAACGAAGAGGAAAGTTTTTGCGCATCGTACTAGACGGTTTGGTGCTGGTGTCTCATTTACGGATGGAGGGCCGTTACGGACTTTTTTCGAAGGATGACCCACTGGACAAGCATACGCATGTGATATTCCATTTTACGGATGGTACTGAGCTGCGCTACACGGATGTTCGTCAGTTTGGTACGATGCATCTTTTTCAGATCGGTGAAGACCTGCAGCTTCCGCCCCTAAATAAGCTTGGACAGGAGCCACTGGAGCCATCTTTTACTCCGGAGAGGTTTAAGCAGATTGTATCAGGCAAAAGCACAAAAATTAAATCGCTGCTGCTGAATCAGGAATATATCGTCGGGATAGGTAATATTTATGTAGATGAGTCGTTGCACCGTGCAGGAATTCATCCTGAAGTGAGCGCAAAAGATCTCTCTGATGCTCAGCTTGAACAGCTGCATCACGCTATTGTCGCGACTCTGACGGAAGCGGTGAACGCTGGTGGCTCATCTGTAAAATCGTATGTGAATGGTCAAGGTGAGAGCGGCACTTACCAGCAGCAGTTGTTGATATATGGTCGTAAAGATCAGCCGTGTAATCACTGTGGAACGATGATTGAGAAAACTGTTGTAGGTGGCCGCGGCACGCATTATTGTCCAAGCTGTCAACGTAAGGCAGAGATCTGA
- a CDS encoding lytic transglycosylase domain-containing protein, giving the protein MKWLRKKRVLLLLFIGFTAILFLSTNWMSWFYPIHYKDEIRKHSITYDIDPFLVASIIRVETNFKTGRESKKGAIGLMQLMPDTAKWALEKAKLPDVSMEELKHEPYANIELGTWYLSTLSRQFKGNRTAIIAAYNAGPGKVKRWLDEGVWDGTDASIKDIPFGETRHYVQRVNYYYDQYTDIYSEF; this is encoded by the coding sequence ATGAAATGGTTACGTAAAAAAAGAGTCCTTCTTCTGTTATTCATTGGTTTTACTGCGATATTGTTTCTGAGTACGAACTGGATGTCCTGGTTTTATCCGATCCATTATAAAGATGAGATCCGTAAGCACAGCATTACGTACGATATAGACCCGTTTTTAGTAGCTTCGATTATCCGAGTGGAAACGAACTTCAAAACTGGACGAGAATCCAAAAAAGGTGCTATAGGTTTAATGCAGCTTATGCCGGATACCGCCAAGTGGGCTCTTGAAAAGGCCAAGCTTCCAGATGTATCTATGGAGGAGTTAAAGCATGAACCCTATGCAAATATTGAACTAGGTACTTGGTATCTTTCAACACTATCCCGTCAGTTCAAAGGTAATCGTACAGCAATTATCGCTGCTTATAATGCTGGGCCAGGAAAAGTTAAGCGCTGGCTGGACGAAGGAGTCTGGGATGGAACGGATGCTTCGATTAAGGATATTCCGTTTGGTGAAACCCGTCATTATGTACAGCGTGTCAATTATTACTATGATCAGTACACGGATATTTACAGCGAATTCTAA
- a CDS encoding VOC family protein, with product MVPHYIRNGLLNVTPYFIVEGADQLIDFVVNCFDARINDMLRNDEGKIRHAEVRIGDSIIEVSEANEKYSPVQLAIHLYVRNVDETFRKCLDAGASVIEEPLDKSYGERGAGIRDIQGNQWFLATCIA from the coding sequence ATGGTACCACATTATATTAGAAATGGTCTTCTTAACGTTACCCCGTATTTCATCGTCGAGGGTGCAGATCAATTGATTGACTTTGTTGTGAACTGCTTTGATGCAAGAATTAATGATATGCTGCGGAATGATGAAGGAAAGATTAGACATGCCGAGGTCAGAATAGGGGATTCGATTATCGAGGTTTCCGAAGCCAATGAGAAATATTCGCCAGTACAGCTCGCTATTCATCTATATGTAAGAAATGTGGATGAGACCTTCCGTAAGTGTTTGGACGCCGGGGCATCTGTCATTGAAGAACCACTGGATAAGTCTTATGGAGAAAGAGGAGCGGGCATTAGAGATATTCAGGGTAATCAGTGGTTTCTTGCAACCTGCATAGCATGA
- a CDS encoding ATP-binding protein — protein MKPFRARLTMILMALIGISMIGTGFTMAHLFKSSHIAALEENMSREINLLAGTLQFVDMDAPNAIPYYTEQAEHIAKLLESRITFISKSGEVLGDSEKNPMEMDNHANREEEIVAAKEGIGRAIRYSETLDHEMLYVAGKVTSDQGFDGYIRVSMGLDAVTEGLNRAWMIMAGGLVVLFLSATIVSYKVASSMTSPLEQITRVARRITDLDYDARVHLKRKDEVGQLATAINAMADSLQAQLKTIRDNEDLLQSVLDNMTGGIIMINADEEIALLNRASERMLDVSNSEMAGHSYKELKRHYELTRLLEEGVSSKEPLHEERSIYNPRERIVRMDAVPMIQDETYRGMLFLLQEVTEIRRLERMRSEFVANVSHELKTPVAAVKGFAETLLGGGVKDEKTARSFLQIIYDENERLNRLIGDILELSKIESKRVQLDCSPVHIIEFFDSVLGTISKVAEKKNISLNVEVPEELFIEADEDKLRQIFMNLLSNAINYTHDGGSVKVYVKNLLKPDGCENVQFTVTDTGMGIPKKDLPRIFERFYRVDKARSRSSGGTGLGLSIVKHLVDLHHGVISVESDLGIGSSFTIELPLLQEEKAD, from the coding sequence ATGAAACCGTTTCGCGCTCGTCTTACGATGATACTTATGGCCTTAATCGGTATTTCCATGATTGGCACTGGATTTACGATGGCTCATCTGTTTAAGAGCTCCCACATAGCTGCGCTCGAAGAGAACATGTCCCGGGAAATAAATCTGCTCGCAGGCACGTTGCAATTTGTAGATATGGACGCTCCCAATGCGATTCCGTATTACACGGAGCAGGCAGAGCATATCGCTAAGCTCTTGGAGTCCCGGATTACTTTTATTAGTAAATCAGGTGAAGTTCTAGGGGACTCAGAGAAAAACCCTATGGAGATGGACAATCACGCTAATCGTGAAGAGGAAATTGTCGCTGCTAAAGAAGGAATTGGACGAGCCATTCGTTACAGCGAAACTTTGGATCACGAGATGCTGTATGTCGCTGGGAAGGTAACCTCGGATCAAGGATTTGACGGCTACATTCGGGTCTCTATGGGACTGGATGCGGTAACGGAAGGACTTAACCGTGCTTGGATGATTATGGCTGGAGGTCTGGTTGTTTTGTTCTTGTCGGCAACTATTGTCAGCTACAAAGTTGCATCCAGCATGACTTCACCGCTTGAACAAATTACGAGAGTCGCCCGGCGTATTACGGATCTTGATTATGATGCAAGGGTCCACTTGAAGCGCAAAGACGAAGTTGGTCAGCTGGCAACAGCGATTAATGCTATGGCAGATAGTCTTCAAGCTCAGCTCAAGACGATTCGTGATAATGAAGATCTGCTGCAAAGCGTACTGGACAACATGACAGGCGGTATAATAATGATCAATGCGGACGAAGAAATTGCCCTGCTGAACCGAGCTTCGGAGCGGATGCTGGATGTTAGCAACAGTGAAATGGCGGGTCATTCGTACAAAGAACTGAAGCGTCATTATGAGCTAACTCGTCTGCTTGAAGAAGGGGTATCGAGTAAAGAACCGCTTCATGAAGAACGAAGTATTTACAATCCGAGAGAGCGAATTGTGCGCATGGACGCGGTACCGATGATCCAGGATGAGACGTACAGAGGGATGCTCTTCCTTTTGCAGGAGGTAACAGAAATTCGTCGCCTGGAGCGGATGCGTAGTGAATTCGTTGCTAATGTATCGCATGAATTGAAGACACCAGTTGCTGCTGTTAAAGGCTTTGCCGAGACGTTGCTAGGTGGTGGGGTTAAGGATGAGAAGACAGCCCGTTCCTTTTTGCAAATTATTTATGATGAGAACGAACGCTTAAATCGATTGATTGGAGATATTCTGGAATTATCTAAAATCGAATCTAAACGTGTGCAGCTCGATTGTTCGCCTGTTCATATTATTGAATTCTTTGATTCAGTGCTTGGAACAATCAGCAAAGTGGCTGAGAAGAAGAATATTAGTCTTAATGTAGAAGTTCCTGAGGAGCTGTTCATTGAGGCCGACGAGGATAAACTGCGTCAAATTTTTATGAACTTGCTTTCCAATGCGATTAATTACACGCATGATGGTGGTAGCGTAAAGGTCTATGTTAAGAATCTACTGAAGCCAGATGGCTGTGAAAATGTTCAATTTACCGTTACCGATACAGGTATGGGGATTCCCAAAAAGGATCTACCGCGTATTTTCGAACGTTTTTACCGGGTGGATAAGGCAAGATCCAGAAGCTCTGGCGGAACTGGGCTGGGACTGTCTATTGTAAAGCACTTGGTGGATCTACATCATGGAGTGATTTCGGTTGAAAGTGATCTGGGGATTGGAAGCTCATTTACTATTGAACTGCCGCTCTTGCAGGAAGAAAAGGCGGATTAG
- the coaE gene encoding dephospho-CoA kinase (Dephospho-CoA kinase (CoaE) performs the final step in coenzyme A biosynthesis.), with the protein MIIGLTGGIASGKSTVSALLVSKGARLVDADVIAREVMLPGHEVLAAAVKQFGSEILSPDGTLNRGKLGDIVFRDPAALQALNNLTHPAIRREIKERMNSMEEEDPKKLIIVDIPLLFESGLENLFHEIVVVYVPREVQIARLMERNGLSIEEAEARLNAQMDIEAKRNKADYIIDNSGDLAHTEQQVAVFWDRLGLS; encoded by the coding sequence ATGATTATTGGCTTAACCGGAGGCATTGCATCCGGAAAAAGCACGGTGTCCGCACTGCTTGTGAGCAAGGGAGCGAGGCTGGTTGACGCAGATGTGATCGCCAGAGAAGTTATGCTCCCCGGTCATGAGGTGCTGGCTGCGGCTGTGAAACAATTCGGAAGTGAGATCCTCTCTCCGGACGGCACACTGAATAGGGGCAAGCTGGGGGACATTGTATTTCGAGACCCAGCGGCCCTGCAAGCTCTGAACAATCTGACGCATCCTGCAATCCGGCGGGAAATTAAAGAACGTATGAACAGCATGGAGGAAGAAGATCCAAAGAAGTTAATCATTGTGGATATCCCTCTTCTTTTTGAATCAGGACTCGAGAACTTGTTCCATGAGATAGTGGTGGTCTATGTTCCTCGTGAGGTACAAATCGCTCGATTAATGGAACGTAACGGACTTTCAATAGAAGAAGCAGAAGCACGCTTGAATGCACAGATGGATATTGAAGCGAAGCGTAATAAAGCGGACTATATCATTGACAACAGTGGCGATCTTGCGCACACTGAGCAGCAGGTTGCTGTTTTTTGGGACAGGCTGGGCTTATCATGA
- the polA gene encoding DNA polymerase I yields the protein MEKLILIDGNNIIYRAFFAMPPLTNTAGQQTNAVYGFTTMLLRLIEEHKPTHMIVAFDAGKVTFRHEGYEDYKGGRQKTPPELSEQFPLLKELLRNLGVPQFEIGNYEADDIIGTISRQADEAGRQVMIVSGDKDMLQLASEHTTVALIRKGVTEVELYGPEQIREKYDLTPEQIIDLKGLMGDASDNIPGVPGVGEKTALKLLHQFGSVEGVLAGTGELKGKMKEKLETHAEDAVMSKKLATIYREVPLEHSWEDMVFNGISADTAGPALAKLEFKSLLERLSLSAYAPVADGEEGAGEVEAALLDITIVGEEELEALSEALPSISALHVESNGDNPHRAEVIGVGLSSLERHYYVPFELLQKPAAAKLREWLGDEKAPKSGYDLHRADLALHWHGIAFAGAAHDVQLAAYLLDPTEANQNLNDLTAKYGLPRLSPDEEVFGKGAKYKIPELEILGNHVARKSATVLGIAQKQQQELIETAMTGLFEDLEMPLSRILADMEKQGIAVNEGDLKELGKEFEAQISKLVTEIYEICGTEFNLNSPKQLGEILFVKLGLPVVKKTKTGYSTDAEVLEKLAPYHDVVRLILQYRTIAKLQSTYVEGLLKEISPKTGKVHTFYRQTIAATGRLSSQFPNLQNIPIRLEEGRKIRKVFVPSEPGWSILAADYSQIELRVLAHISGDERMKEAFLHDMDIHTKTAMDVFGVTADQVDSNMRRAAKAVNFGIVYGISDYGLSQNLNIPRKEAAQFIEQYFEVYQGVRRYMDDIVVEARKHGYVTTLLERRRYLPEINAKNFNLRSFAERTAMNTPIQGTAADIIKLAMVHMDKALFERGLKSRMLLQVHDELVFEVPEDEMELMKTLLPEVMGGALQLSVPLKAEVSFGSNWYEAK from the coding sequence ATGGAAAAGTTGATACTTATAGATGGAAATAATATTATTTACCGTGCTTTCTTCGCGATGCCCCCGCTGACAAATACAGCAGGGCAACAGACGAATGCGGTTTACGGATTTACAACGATGCTGCTTCGTTTGATTGAAGAACACAAGCCAACACATATGATTGTTGCCTTTGATGCAGGGAAAGTCACCTTTCGGCATGAAGGTTATGAGGATTATAAAGGTGGTCGGCAAAAGACACCACCGGAGCTCTCCGAGCAGTTTCCGCTACTGAAAGAATTACTCCGTAATCTAGGGGTACCGCAGTTTGAAATTGGTAATTATGAGGCCGATGATATTATTGGAACCATCTCTCGCCAAGCGGATGAAGCAGGACGTCAGGTTATGATCGTTTCGGGAGACAAGGATATGCTTCAATTGGCTTCTGAACACACGACCGTTGCGTTGATCCGCAAAGGGGTTACTGAGGTCGAGCTTTATGGACCGGAACAAATTCGTGAGAAATATGACCTAACACCAGAGCAGATCATTGACCTTAAAGGGCTGATGGGCGATGCGAGTGATAACATCCCGGGAGTGCCGGGTGTGGGTGAGAAGACTGCTCTGAAGCTTCTGCATCAATTTGGATCGGTGGAAGGCGTATTAGCAGGAACCGGTGAGCTTAAGGGTAAAATGAAAGAAAAGCTGGAGACGCATGCGGAAGATGCTGTAATGAGTAAGAAACTGGCGACAATCTATCGTGAAGTACCTCTTGAGCATTCTTGGGAAGATATGGTCTTTAACGGGATTTCAGCGGATACAGCCGGACCCGCCCTTGCCAAGCTGGAATTCAAATCACTTTTAGAACGGCTGTCTCTTAGCGCTTATGCTCCTGTTGCTGATGGAGAAGAGGGGGCGGGGGAAGTTGAGGCTGCTTTACTTGATATAACGATCGTTGGCGAAGAAGAACTAGAGGCGCTGAGTGAAGCACTGCCTAGTATTTCGGCGCTACATGTGGAATCAAACGGGGATAATCCGCATCGTGCTGAGGTGATCGGGGTAGGGTTATCTTCTCTGGAGCGGCATTATTATGTGCCATTTGAATTACTGCAGAAACCAGCTGCTGCGAAGCTACGCGAATGGTTAGGAGACGAGAAGGCTCCGAAGAGCGGGTATGATCTTCACCGTGCTGATTTAGCATTGCACTGGCATGGAATTGCTTTTGCAGGTGCAGCCCATGATGTGCAGTTGGCTGCTTATTTACTGGATCCGACTGAAGCTAATCAGAACTTAAACGATCTTACCGCTAAATACGGCTTGCCACGGCTGTCTCCTGATGAAGAGGTATTCGGAAAAGGTGCTAAATATAAGATTCCTGAGCTTGAAATCTTAGGGAATCACGTCGCACGTAAGAGTGCCACGGTACTTGGCATCGCCCAGAAACAACAGCAGGAATTGATCGAAACGGCGATGACCGGACTGTTCGAGGATCTGGAAATGCCATTATCACGTATTCTTGCGGATATGGAGAAACAAGGGATTGCAGTCAATGAAGGAGATCTCAAAGAGCTCGGTAAAGAATTCGAAGCTCAGATTTCCAAGCTGGTCACCGAAATTTATGAAATTTGTGGCACAGAGTTTAATTTGAATTCACCAAAGCAGCTGGGTGAAATTTTGTTTGTAAAACTAGGTCTCCCGGTAGTCAAGAAGACGAAGACCGGATATTCCACAGACGCTGAGGTGCTGGAGAAGCTTGCACCGTATCACGATGTAGTACGTTTGATTCTACAATATCGCACGATTGCAAAGCTGCAATCCACCTATGTTGAGGGGCTGCTCAAAGAAATTTCCCCGAAAACTGGGAAGGTGCACACCTTCTATCGGCAGACGATTGCCGCGACAGGACGTCTTAGCAGCCAATTTCCGAACCTGCAGAACATTCCAATCCGCTTAGAGGAAGGACGTAAAATCCGCAAAGTGTTTGTTCCCTCCGAACCGGGCTGGTCCATTCTGGCGGCGGACTATTCGCAGATCGAACTGCGAGTGCTGGCGCATATTTCCGGTGATGAGCGGATGAAGGAAGCTTTTCTTCATGATATGGATATTCATACAAAGACGGCGATGGATGTGTTTGGAGTCACCGCTGATCAGGTTGATAGCAACATGCGTCGTGCGGCTAAAGCCGTTAACTTCGGCATCGTGTACGGCATCAGTGATTACGGTCTGTCGCAGAACCTGAATATTCCTCGCAAAGAAGCCGCTCAATTTATTGAGCAGTATTTCGAGGTATACCAAGGCGTACGTCGATATATGGACGATATCGTAGTGGAGGCACGGAAGCATGGTTATGTAACCACACTACTGGAACGCCGCCGTTATCTGCCTGAGATTAATGCGAAAAACTTTAATCTGCGGTCTTTTGCGGAACGTACAGCAATGAATACACCTATACAAGGAACTGCTGCTGATATCATTAAGCTGGCAATGGTGCATATGGACAAGGCGCTATTCGAGCGTGGGTTAAAAAGCCGCATGCTGCTTCAGGTGCACGATGAGCTTGTATTCGAGGTGCCGGAGGATGAAATGGAGCTCATGAAGACGCTTTTGCCGGAAGTGATGGGTGGAGCATTGCAGCTATCTGTGCCGCTTAAAGCAGAGGTAAGTTTTGGTAGCAACTGGTACGAGGCGAAATAG
- the phoU gene encoding phosphate signaling complex protein PhoU, whose protein sequence is MIRRKEFDKDLEELRSLLQQMGEHVKNALEGAINALQNLDTTRAQEVVEADLHLNAMEDKIMEIGSRLIITQQPVAKDLRRIIVAFKISSDLERMGDLALDVAKATMRLQGQQLIKPLIDIPRMAEIVNIMIDEAIQSYLDENTDLAYKMAQDDDQVDQLYGAMINELYTFMVSKPDSISQAMLLTLVGRYIERIGDHATNIGESVVYLVTGKRPDLNE, encoded by the coding sequence ATGATTCGCAGAAAAGAATTTGATAAAGACTTGGAAGAGCTGCGCAGCCTGCTGCAGCAGATGGGTGAGCATGTTAAGAATGCTCTTGAAGGTGCAATTAATGCTCTGCAAAATCTAGATACAACGCGTGCACAGGAAGTCGTTGAAGCGGATTTACATCTGAATGCCATGGAAGATAAAATCATGGAAATTGGCTCACGTTTAATTATTACCCAGCAGCCCGTGGCTAAAGACTTGCGCCGTATTATCGTTGCCTTCAAAATTTCAAGCGATTTGGAGCGTATGGGTGATCTCGCACTTGATGTAGCTAAGGCGACCATGCGTCTGCAAGGCCAGCAGCTGATTAAGCCACTTATAGACATTCCTCGTATGGCTGAAATCGTGAACATTATGATCGATGAGGCAATCCAGTCTTACCTGGATGAGAACACAGATCTGGCTTATAAAATGGCACAGGATGATGATCAGGTCGATCAATTGTATGGTGCGATGATCAATGAGTTATATACTTTTATGGTATCAAAGCCGGATTCAATATCCCAAGCTATGTTATTGACTTTAGTCGGCCGTTATATCGAACGGATTGGCGATCATGCTACTAACATTGGTGAGAGCGTAGTTTACTTGGTTACCGGTAAACGACCAGATTTGAATGAATAG